The following proteins come from a genomic window of Aspergillus oryzae RIB40 DNA, chromosome 4:
- a CDS encoding uncharacterized protein (predicted protein) gives MPGTLVATCPSNITARKPLEPQNNNHYHNLPTISPKNGIRKPTSNRHFNEANTRGRVAKEYMSIAYSPTENKGAESVRHLCTADSWFWSPSTFPGCSTPMDYAESHARVMASVNDLHIVRYDQAWAKDGHVLLRYTAEGSHSGEPYQGIERSDPPKKARWSAAAIFEIEDGKVKSFTKDWDQKVMQVTRSNFWNSGYSIVTDWSMQIQLGWAPVGESKDPRWDPEMLAQPELARDKK, from the exons ATGCCTGGTACCTTGGTAGCTACCTGTCCCAGCAATAT AACTGCCAGAAAACCACTCGAACCTCAAAACAACAATCATTACCATAACCTTCCAACAATAAGTCCAAAAAATGGCATCCGAAAACCAACCTCCAACCGTCATTTCAACGAAGCAAACACCCGAGGAAGAG TCGCAAAGGAGTACATGTCAATCGCCTACTCCCCGACCGAAAACAAAGGCGCCGAGTCAGTTCGCCACCTCTGTACCGCCGACAGTTGGTTCTGGAGTCCTTCTACATTCCCGGGCTGTTCTACCCCAATGGACTACGCCGAGTCTCATGCGCGTGTAATGGCCTCTGTAAACGACTTGCACATTGTGCGGTATGATCAGGCGTGGGCTAAGGACGGCCATGTGCTGTTGCGATATACGGCGGAAGGGTCACACTCCGGGGAGCCCTATCAGGGTATTGAACGGTCGGATCCACCGAAAAAGGCAAGATGGAGCGCTGCGGCTATCTTTGAGAttgaggatgggaaggtGAAGAGCTTTACGAAGGATTGGGATCAGAAGGTGATGCAGGTAACTCGCTCAAACTTTTGGAATAGTGGGTATAGTATAGTAACTGACTGGTCGATGCAGATTCAACTCGGCTGGGCACCGGTTGGTGAGAGTAAGGATCCTCGGTGGGATCCGGAGATGCTTGCACAGCCTGAGCTGGCTAGGGATAAGAAATAG